TTTGTAGTTTCAAGTTCCCCCTCCAAATCCTTAACCTGTTCAGATGCGGTTGATTACAACCACTTAATGAGTAATCATGCTGGTGCTTCTCGCACTAAGAAGCCAGTATGCATAAGAGTCTATGAAGTTGCTCAACGCTTTTGCCAGGGGAAAAACAACAATGGCAGTAAGATCTGGTCAAAGTAGAAATACATAGTGTTTGATGCATATTATTGCGTAGAAACACATCCCTATGATTTCTGGCCAAATAACTGGTCAAACAAGACAGCTATTTCCATTTTTGCCCTCACCACACAATCTTTATCAAGCCCCTATACTGCATGGGTGGCAAATATCCCACCTGCTTTTCGATGGAAAGTTCACTCATTTATCGCTCTAATCTAAATTAAGGACATTTTCCCACGTAATCTGCACAAGCAGTAAAAGCTCAAGTGTGATCAACATGCCTCCAGCTCAACAGCGCAATTAAGTTCTCATATAGCAAATTGATCTTTCCCCAGGAGCTCTTTGCTTTGACCCAAGGATCTCAATGAAAAAAGAGAGGCCATGGCTGTCTTAGAAAGTGAATGAACTACATGAGCACACATACATGACTTTTTTCGACCGTACAGCTGCCTTCTATGAACCAAACAAAAACAGGAACCATAATTGTATCTTATAGTCCAcatctttttttcattctttcttttattttagttATTAAATCCAGTTCAGACTCACAGAACTTCCCAAATCTACTTGATTATTTAGAGGTGTACATTAATGTATTGTATCTGAAGCTGATGCCAGCGACACATGTCCAGCTGGAAAGTGTTAGAGATCTTTCCCAGACACCAGTCAATTTCACCCTCCTTCCATTACCGTAGAGGCGCAAAAGGGAAACTAGGGCCACATTCACCCAGTCGTCACCCCCTCCCATCAACATAAAAGATGCCCTAAAAAAGGGGCTTCTGGGTAAGAAAAAGTCCCGCATTGCCCAGATGTGCACAAGTCGAACAACATATAATCCTAATTCCGCATAAGTGAAAGCCGCCTAGACTTCCCTTTTTGGCGTGCTAGGATCTATATGATCTCAACATCTGTCCCACATGTCTTAAGCTTTAGTCTCATTGGTTCTCTTGGCTTTATATCTCACTTGAACTTGTGCATTTAAAAACATATGCCCTAAGTTGATCACTTGAAGTCCATTATACTTTAATGAAAATACAACAACAAATTTGTCATTCCATTAATACTTACCCATACTctcaaatgaaacttttcattCTATTTGGTAACGCTCCAGGTAACtcatttctttgttcttttgttctccggaTCAAAAATAAAAcggaaacacatttggtaatttttttattctcaggaatagatttggagtagaaaaagaaatttatttttgtattcttgggaacaattcaagaaacaagtcttctctttcttttttcttcttttccccttagTCAATCGCCGGCCTTGCTgatggccggtgaccagccAAACGAGGCCTGGCAAACTTGCCAAACCCTCGCCAACCCCGGTGAGGTCACCCCGAGTTCGCCAGCCACCAATGAGCCCCCCCCCCAAGCCTCGCTGTGGCTGGGTGAGGTCAagggcaaggtcgacctcgcggTAGCTGAgagaggccgagccttgccgatggccaagcgaggcttcgcctcactagatttgggcaaggtggagccttgcctagccaaggcgaggctgaggctcaaccttgccccGCCACAacaaggctcaaccttgcccgACCACCGTGAGATCGGCGTCGCCTGGGTGGGCGAGGCTGACCTTGCAGTGGCCGGCCTGGCCGAGGCTGACCTTGCAGTGGCCGGCCTGGCCAAGGCTCTTGGGTGACACCAACCTCGTGGCCGAGCAAGGCTTGAGGGGACCTTGCCgactagaggaaggagaaaaaaaggcaaaaagaaaagaaaaaatgtaataaaataactaataaattaaaagaaattctaagtcacaaaaatatctggattgtaccaaacgcatttttgttccggaaatagaaattttatgcaattaccaaacgttttcaaatgcttagaaacatatcaaaggaacagaaatagaaaaaattatttctgaataGAAATTGTACTTGGGAACAAAACATTACCATATGACCCTTAAAGTCCATTATACTTTAATGAAAATGCAACAACTTGTCATTCCATCAATACTTACCCACGCTCTTAGATGAAATTTAACATTATTACATGTCGCCTTAGCAGGTAGTCCATAGTTTGCAGTCGCACCTTCTTTTGAAAAAAGCAAGCGTGCATCTTGAAATTATAGGAGCTTCCTCTatctctaataaaaaaattttaaggaATACAATCTGCCCAAAAGTAGACTGCTATAAAACAGATAAGGTCTGGTCCAGCTAAGCTAGCATCAGACAGATCAGCATGTACCCAAGGTGCATTAAACGCCATATAAAAATAGATCGAAAGTCACATGCAGGCAATGGTGGTGTTCCCCTATAGCTGCAAAGGTGAACCGAGCATTTGCTTCATATCTGCTCTATCAGTGAGCATCTCCTAAGGGAAGGTTCAAGTGTTCCATAATAAACAATCTAATTAGGAGAAACTCAAACATGATTTCAGAGATGCATCTAACAATGACAGATGTAACATTTACTCcatgaattgatatttttcttccaTCTTCTGACGTTTTGTCAACCAATAAAGCATCTTCCAGCCCTACTCCTTGGACATCCATATAAATCCGCGCATGGTCTGTGCAAGACTCAGCGCATGTGTGTTTGAGcatgttagagagagagagagagagagagagacgcatgTTTGTTTTCCTATGTGCATATGAGTCACATGCACTTCCTGTCTATGCAGGTATTGTGTGTTCGAAAGAGAGTTATGGCAAAATATTGTCCCAAACATTTCCATACATGTTAAGTTTTTCCTGTAGATTTGTCTATGGCATTGGTTGCCCTTACCCTTATATGACAATATTCATTTGATGTTTGCATTTTATGATTAGTTCAAATGACTTGTTCACTTATTTAGACTTACCTTTGTCATAAGGTAATCTTTCACGGCAGTTTCCTGGTTTAGTCTCGATATAAGATCCTCCATGTCTGTTTTTGCTGTTACTAGTCTTCGTTGAAAGGAGAACATGACCCTGTTCAATTTACTGCGCTGATCCATCGGAAGGATGACTTGCCCATCTCCTAAAGCATGCAGCTCCGTGTTCCCAAGAATTTCTGGAGCACTTGAAGTTTCAACAGCTCCAGAAAGGTAAGCAGAGCCATTACCAGATGAATTAGGCATTCCAGAGTTTGATGACTCACTTTCTCTGAGAGAGCTCACATCACTGGATATGCTATCAGAAGAGAGTTTCCGTGTGTGGCCAGTAACCTTGAAATGATCTGGCTCTGTGAAGAGTTCTAAGTCATTTCCCATAAGGTATGGAACTTTGGAAACATTTCCATTTTCCAAGTGTTTTCCACTGATATTTACATGGTTGCCATGGATTTTACGCCTATCAAAACCTTCCAGCTGCTCTAAAATTGCTTCACCCATGAACAGACCCTCATCAATATTAGCCACACCATATTTGACAAGTCTATCAATGGGATTAGGCAAGTCTTCATCCAAGGAAAATTCCTCCACACCCACATCAGAACTTTCATGTCTTCCTAACGTTGGTGTTCCAAGTTCGGAGTTCTCATAGGCAGTATCACTGCCATAATCTGATGTGAGAGATGAACCACCAGCAACAGCAGATAATGCTGAATCATTTTGTGGCTGATGTGATGATATTGAACTATTTCCAGAACCCAATGCCTCTGGCACATTTTGATTTGTGTCTTGAAAAGCTgaacaataaaaacaaaagatacaCCTAAAATGAGTTGTCAAAATCAAATCCAACGTCCCAGCAATTCCAAAGATTACCAAGAAAATTCTATATGACTAGTTCTAGCTCTCACTGAACTCAATTCTTCATAATTAAATATCACAATGTGACCCAACAGAAATCCTGCGGAGTAGTTGGTTTGAAGACATACAAGATCTAGCAGCAGCTTCTAGTTCAAGAAATGACGCCACTGCAAAACTTCTCGACAAGTCAAGGTCAGACAGGAGCTTTGTCATCCACTCCTCCAATGAGCATCTTCTCTGCAAAAGATGCCTTATGAAATATGAGTGGGTCATACTAAATTGTTGCCATTAACGAACTTTCGGGACAGCATTGCTATGCCAGAAAAACTTCAAATGCTAAAAATTAACATTAATTGATGTTCAATTGCAGTTgtctgacaaaaaaaagaaaaaaagttgaaagcTCTTGTGAAAACTCCTGAAAGCTGATAAAGTGAGGGCCATTGCACCATATGCACAGACAGTATTCCCAGAAAGGAGTGCCTAAAGGCCTAGCTGATTAGACTACCTACACTTTTGACGCAAAAACAAAGAGGCCATCGCTCATAAGCATCTACAAATATTGTGATGGATTATGTATTTCCAGGAAAAAGAAGGCATCATTGTTCACAATTAAGGACAACTGTGGTGAATGTGCTCTCTGTAGTAGAGCTTCATACAATAGACTTTTGCTCTGTAATCCTTTCCCctataaagaaaagagaaaactttGCCACTGAAAGCTTACTTCTCAAACCTGAAAAATGCTTTACTCAGCAGCTTGAAGACTTTAGCTGACAATGACTGCATGATGCATTACATATTTTagcttccaaatcttcaaagaGATTAAAGCTTCAACAGATCAACCAATTTAtatggaaaaagcaaaaggtaaacaaaaatgaaaacacaTATCGGACATATGTTCCAACTATCATGtagtaataaaaaatttgtattgcttGTGAAAAAAGCCATGTCAGACAACATCTTTGTTTAGTTCCTATCAATCCATTTGAAAAGTTAACTGGTCTTGGAAGCTTGAAGAAAGGGTTCGTAAAATTCACACTCATGATCTTTTTTAGACAGCACTTATTCAAGCACTCAACTTATCATTGCGAGATAATCTATGAATGACAAGCAATCAGACAGTTAAGAGACAAATGAAGTTATAACAACTGAGGACACTCTGCCCCCACTCATATACAATCTAAAAATCACTATAGAAAATGAGAAACTGTTGCTACCTCATCCAACAATGCCCTGCTCTTTATCCGCAAAAGTCCCTTCGGAGGAGCTGGTGGAAGATTCTTCTTAGGAAATGCTTTTTTAAGCTGCAAAATGTGctgataattaaaaaagaatctAAACATGTATGCTTGAGAATCATGATTCTTTTGCTAGTTTTCTAAAAGGACAGGTTGCATGATTTAAATATACAAATTGTGACCATGAACCACAGAGTTAAGGTGCCCAATCTAAAGAAAAAATGCACAAGCTATGTAGACTCACATCAGAAAATAACCTCAAAAAGTCATTGAATCTTCTTAACACTCCACGAACAGTGGTAAACCTTCGGGAGATTGTAAACCAATCTGAACCCTGTAAAACTGCCCATTAAGAATGTTAAAGGAGAGTAAGCCAGAAGCTACAATATGCATGTGAACAAAAAAGATCTGAtgtaggaaaagaaaaggaaaagggcaaAAGCGCAAACTAGAAAGCTGTGGAAAGAGGGGAAGTTCCTATTTCTCAAACCAAAGCAAACTGAATCAAAATAGTTGTTGCAGTTCAATTCAAGTTTTAAAGAACATCTGGTTGTATTTGACATTGGCCCATTTGACATGCTAATCTCTGAAATTAACTAGTAAAACAAAGACAAAGGTATGAACAAACAAAGATTAGAAAAATAACACCAAAAAACTGCACAATGCAAAGCATTGTAAGCACCAAAAATTAACATTTCAGCTTGGCCCAATGTAAAACTGAACCAAGGCATACCAACTCATTTCAGGACCCCTAGACATTTCAAATTGATTCAGtcaatcgaaaaaaaaaaggggcctATTGTAGTAGTTCATTTTTATTAAGACCAGCCTAATTGCATATTGACATAATCACAAATCTTTTGACATAtctgttcttccttttttcttcctgtAAATCTAATCCAAGGCTATATTTCTCATCCTCAAAAGGTGAAGAAACTCAGCACTTTGAATATACAACCCTGCCAACCAAACAAGTAACAGTGAAAAATAAGGAACCTCCAGAGCGTTCTTGGTCTATTGAGCACTGAACAAGCTTGTCATTCaccaaagagaagcaaaagactAGTCTTCCTGGCATTTCGGttcaaataaatacaattaaaatgaaaagtcaTGACATTCTTGCAAGATATTCTTAATTTTCGCCTATGagattataaaaacaaaatttccagCTGATAGGGATCAGATATAGGATAGAGTATAACAAATGAAACATTGGCAAAGCAATAGGCAAGTCCTGCCTCATGAAAACTTAGTGTCGTCCTCAACCAAGTGGTTtgacctttgtttttttttttttttttttttttttggttggtaagCGGTTTGATGTTATACATTAAACTTCTGCAACACAATTCACGAGGGACTAGAATGTTGATCAAGACAACATCCAGGACCACAAACAAAATGGGaagcaggaaaaaggaaagaaagatgaCAAGAAGAAGTAAGCCTGAGGGGGAACTAACTAAACAGCTATTTGGGCACCTTCCGACAGGCTTCCATCAAGTGGACTGATATCCTACTCCAGTGCCAATAGTTTAGACACCATCGACAACAAAGATACTTGAGATACTAGGGAATAAATCTTGCTAGCAAAAaccatatttgaaaacaaaagaattgctCTATAGATATAGTTATCAGAGGGTTTGAGCAAAAGAGAGCCTAAAGTCACCTATTGCAGCAGACTCAGGTAGCTAAAAAGCATAACAAATTGCGCTGGACAATTTAACTAATATTTTCCTAGGTGAATGAAACACCAAAGACCCGTACATTTAATGCACTGTTTCAAGTAAGAAGACTACATTGGCAACTTTCTGTTTCTAATACAACAAACGGCCATTTGACAATATATGCTTACCACAACAGGATCCGAGTCTCTTGATTTCGGCAACAGGACCCATGAAGGTATTGTAACACAGTAACTCCATCCTGTCCGATGATCGTGCGGCCACACAGTGTCCCGCCCATTCTGTATCTCGAAAAGGATAAATAGCAACagaaaatcatttctttaaCTAGAAAGGCAGAAAACGAACTCCATAACCTCAAGTCAATAATTTCTTTCATCTCGGTCAACGAGTCTACAAACAATAATTCAGGCCGTGCGTGATCCCCCGATACCGATTCAAAACAGAACTGCACACCGGCACGACTTCAATTGCGCAAAATGAGCTAAAATCACTCCAATCCGAGAACGCGCGAAATCGAACATATCCGATCAGTGTATACTCACCCATTTCCGTGGCGGAGGGCTCCAATCCATTCCCAGCGGCAGCGGCGAAGTCCCGTCGTGCCGGTGCTTAGGCGGACTTCGTCTCTGCATCCTCGCACTCCCCGGCTCTACCCGCGATCGTACCTTACCAATCAATCACCGAAAATGCGCACATGCGCGCGCGGGAGCGAGCTCTCCGACCGGCGAATTCCGCGGCGATCGCTCGCGAGGGTCCGCGGACCGGAAGCGGCGGCGATCCGATCGTCCCGATCGGCGGCGGAATCGGGGGCTGGGCTAGGGTTTTGGAGACGATCGGATCTCGGAGGGGAGGGAATGACTTCCCGACGGGTGGCGAGGCCGACGCCCTCACGACGACGCGTCCGCACCGTCGCGACGCGCCGCGGCGGATTTCGCCGCCGTGCTCGGGGAGGCGCACGTTAGCGTGGGGGGAAGGGGCCGGCCGGATATGCTGAGCGCCGGCGTCGCCTGCTGCTGCTTTCTTGTACGGCGAGTCGAGCGATGATGGTTCGCAGTtctggagagagaaagagaggaggaggaggtcgcTTAGCTTTGTTCTATGcgtatttaattaattattttatttattttttgcaattttatcttttttttagaaaaatgtcgATTTAGCTTCGTTCGTTAAAACGAAAACGATCTGCACTttcccaaccaaaaaaaaaaaaaaagaggaattactaaagtaattttttgtctttttaataatgattttactgcaaatttttttttttttggggttatcGTCCGGCGTTCAGACGTGCGCTTTTGGTGTGAAAGTTTCCGTCCCACCTAACTGTCGTCTTCTGCGGTTGCATCGAGCGTCACGGAAGGGGGGATGCGTCGTCGTCACTTGGGTCGGGGTGGCTTGGAAGCCAAAAA
This genomic stretch from Eucalyptus grandis isolate ANBG69807.140 chromosome 3, ASM1654582v1, whole genome shotgun sequence harbors:
- the LOC104437020 gene encoding LOW QUALITY PROTEIN: PX domain-containing protein EREL1 (The sequence of the model RefSeq protein was modified relative to this genomic sequence to represent the inferred CDS: inserted 2 bases in 2 codons), which codes for MQRRSPPKHRHDGTSPLPLGMDWSPPPRKWNGRDTVWPHDHRTGWSYCVTIPSWVLLPKSRDSDPVVFYRVQIGLQSPEGXTTVRGVLRRFNDFLRLFSDLKKAFPKKNLPPAPPKGLLRIKSRALLDERRCSLEEWMTKLLSDLDLSRSFAVASFLELEAAARSSFQDTNQNVPEALGSGNSSISSHQPQNDSALSAVAGGSSLTSDYGSDTAYENSELGTPTLGRHESSDVGVEEFSLDEDLPNPIDRLVKYGVANIDEGLFMGEAILEQLEGFDRRKIHGNHVNISGKHLENGNVSKVPYLMGNDLELFTEPDHFKVTGHTRKLSSDSISSDVSSLRESESSNSGMPNSSGNGSAYLSGAVETSSAPEILGNTELHALGDGQVILPMDQRSKLNRVMFSFQRRLVTAKTDMEDLISRLNQETAVKDYLMTKVKDLEGELETTKQKSKENLEQAILAERERFTQMQWDMEELRQRSYEMELKLKSKQGGESSSESTGASFSPGRDXLLQELDESKQQVGNLQKRYEELELRSKADLKVLVKEVKSLRNTQNHLKQELSQSLEEKRKVEKLLEEEKQMNQQCETALTKLLQECKTIHNALQDCVVNITADDAKDLDSSSVEGIRFSSMLNDLIGRITAQAHMLAQEGHAAASDIYGDNGVNDNTRMVEDELKTTIANIIIDSGTLFRKQVNSFLQCSTNDVSKTETAEATTGKS